Proteins from a genomic interval of Equus quagga isolate Etosha38 chromosome 11, UCLA_HA_Equagga_1.0, whole genome shotgun sequence:
- the CISD3 gene encoding CDGSH iron-sulfur domain-containing protein 3, mitochondrial: MGAVGALLWPAAWKLHQRRDISSWLARWFPKTPAKAVVAQKTPIKVELVAGKTYRWCVCGRSKKQPFCDGSHFFQRTGLSPLKFKAQETRAAVLCTCKATQKPPYCDGTHKSERVQKAEVGSPL, from the exons ATGGGCGCCGTGGGTGCTCTCCTGTGGCCGGCGGCGTGG AAGCTGCACCAGAGGCGGGACATCTCCTCCTGGCTG GCCAGATGGTTCCCCAAAACCCCAGCCAAGGCTGTGGTGGCCCAGAAAACACCCATCAAGGTGGAGCTGGTGGCTGGGAAAACCTacaggtggtgtgtgtgtggccGCAGCAAGAAGCAG CCCTTCTGTGACGGCTCCCACTTCTTCCAACGCACTGGCCTGTCCCCACTCAAGTTCAAGGCCCAGGAGACGCGCGCGGCGGTCCTCTGTACCTGCAAGGCCACCCAGAAGCCCCCGTACTGCGATGGCACTCACAAGAGCGAGCGGGTGCAGAAGGCAGAAGTGGGCTCCCCACTCTGA
- the PCGF2 gene encoding polycomb group RING finger protein 2 isoform X1 — protein MHRTTRIKITELNPHLMCALCGGYFIDATTIVECLHSFCKTCIVRYLETNKYCPMCDVQVHKTRPLLSIRSDKTLQDIVYKLVPGLFKDEMKRRRDFYAAYPLTEVPNGSNEDRGEVLEQEKGALSDDEIVSLSIEFYEGVRDREEKKGPLENGDGDKEKQTGVRFLRCPAAMTVMHLAKFLRNKMDVPSKYKVEVLYEDEPLKEYYTLMDIAYIYPWRRNGPLPLKYRVQPACKRLTLPTAPTPSEGTNTSGASECESVSDKAPSPATLPATSSSLPSPATPSHGSPSSHGPPATHPTSPTPPSTASGATTAANGGTSNCLQTPSSTSRGRKMTVNGAPVPPLT, from the exons ATGCATCGGACCACACGGAtcaaaatcacagagctgaaCCCTCACCTCATGTGTGCCCTCTGCGGGGGGTACTTCATCGATGCCACCACCATCGTGGAGTGCTTGCATTCCT TCTGCAAAACCTGCATCGTGCGCTACCTGGAGACCAACAAGTACTGCCCCATGTGCGATGTGCAGGTCCATAAAACCCGACCGCTGCTGAGCATCAG GTCTGACAAAACCCTCCAAGACATCGTTTACAAATTGGTCCCCGGGCTTTTTAAAG aTGAGATGAAACGACGGCGGGATTTCTATGCAGCGTACCCCCTGACAGAAG TCCCCAATGGCTCAAATGAGGACCGTGGTGAGGTTCTGGAGCAGGAGAAGGGGGCTCTGAGCGACGATGAGATTGTCAGCCTCTCCATTGAGTTCTACGAAGGTGTCAG ggACCGGGAGGAGAAGAAGGGTCCCCTGGAGAATGGGGATGGGGACAAGGAGAAG CAGACAGGGGTGCGCTTCCTGCGATGCCCAGCAGCCATGACTGTGATGCATCTTGCCAAGTTTCTCCGCAACAAGATGGATGTGCCCAGCAAGTACAAG GTGGAGGTTCTGTATGAGGACGAGCCACTGAAGGAATACTACACCCTCATGGATATCGCCTACATCTACCCCTGGCGGCGG AACGGCCCTCTCCCCCTCAAGTATCGTGTCCAGCCGGCCTGCAAGCGGCTCACCTTGCCCACAGCACCCACTCCCTCCGAGGGCACCAACACCAGCGGGGCGTCTGAGTGTGAGTCAGTCAGCGACAaggctcccagccctgccaccctgccggccacctcctcctccctgcccagcccagccaccCCCTCCCATGGCTCTCCCAGCTCCCACGGGCCCCCAGCCACCCACCCTacctcccccactcccccttcGACAGCCAGTGGGGCCACCACAGCTGCCAACGGGGGCACCTCGAACTGCCTGCAGACACCATCCTCCACCAGCAGGGGGCGCAAGATGACTGTCAACGGAGCTCCTGTGCCCCCCTTAACTTGA
- the PCGF2 gene encoding polycomb group RING finger protein 2 isoform X3 produces the protein MHRTTRIKITELNPHLMCALCGGYFIDATTIVECLHSFCKTCIVRYLETNKYCPMCDVQVHKTRPLLSIRSDKTLQDIVYKLVPGLFKDEMKRRRDFYAAYPLTEVPNGSNEDRGEVLEQEKGALSDDEIVSLSIEFYEGVRDREEKKGPLENGDGDKEKQTGVRFLRCPAAMTVMHLAKFLRNKMDVPSKYKVEVLYEDEPLKEYYTLMDIAYIYPWRRNGPLPLKYRVQPACKRLTLPTAPTPSEGTNTSGASESSGATTAANGGTSNCLQTPSSTSRGRKMTVNGAPVPPLT, from the exons ATGCATCGGACCACACGGAtcaaaatcacagagctgaaCCCTCACCTCATGTGTGCCCTCTGCGGGGGGTACTTCATCGATGCCACCACCATCGTGGAGTGCTTGCATTCCT TCTGCAAAACCTGCATCGTGCGCTACCTGGAGACCAACAAGTACTGCCCCATGTGCGATGTGCAGGTCCATAAAACCCGACCGCTGCTGAGCATCAG GTCTGACAAAACCCTCCAAGACATCGTTTACAAATTGGTCCCCGGGCTTTTTAAAG aTGAGATGAAACGACGGCGGGATTTCTATGCAGCGTACCCCCTGACAGAAG TCCCCAATGGCTCAAATGAGGACCGTGGTGAGGTTCTGGAGCAGGAGAAGGGGGCTCTGAGCGACGATGAGATTGTCAGCCTCTCCATTGAGTTCTACGAAGGTGTCAG ggACCGGGAGGAGAAGAAGGGTCCCCTGGAGAATGGGGATGGGGACAAGGAGAAG CAGACAGGGGTGCGCTTCCTGCGATGCCCAGCAGCCATGACTGTGATGCATCTTGCCAAGTTTCTCCGCAACAAGATGGATGTGCCCAGCAAGTACAAG GTGGAGGTTCTGTATGAGGACGAGCCACTGAAGGAATACTACACCCTCATGGATATCGCCTACATCTACCCCTGGCGGCGG AACGGCCCTCTCCCCCTCAAGTATCGTGTCCAGCCGGCCTGCAAGCGGCTCACCTTGCCCACAGCACCCACTCCCTCCGAGGGCACCAACACCAGCGGGGCGTCTGAGT CCAGTGGGGCCACCACAGCTGCCAACGGGGGCACCTCGAACTGCCTGCAGACACCATCCTCCACCAGCAGGGGGCGCAAGATGACTGTCAACGGAGCTCCTGTGCCCCCCTTAACTTGA
- the PCGF2 gene encoding polycomb group RING finger protein 2 isoform X2: protein MHRTTRIKITELNPHLMCALCGGYFIDATTIVECLHSFCKTCIVRYLETNKYCPMCDVQVHKTRPLLSIRSDKTLQDIVYKLVPGLFKDEMKRRRDFYAAYPLTEVPNGSNEDRGEVLEQEKGALSDDEIVSLSIEFYEGVRDREEKKGPLENGDGDKEKTGVRFLRCPAAMTVMHLAKFLRNKMDVPSKYKVEVLYEDEPLKEYYTLMDIAYIYPWRRNGPLPLKYRVQPACKRLTLPTAPTPSEGTNTSGASECESVSDKAPSPATLPATSSSLPSPATPSHGSPSSHGPPATHPTSPTPPSTASGATTAANGGTSNCLQTPSSTSRGRKMTVNGAPVPPLT from the exons ATGCATCGGACCACACGGAtcaaaatcacagagctgaaCCCTCACCTCATGTGTGCCCTCTGCGGGGGGTACTTCATCGATGCCACCACCATCGTGGAGTGCTTGCATTCCT TCTGCAAAACCTGCATCGTGCGCTACCTGGAGACCAACAAGTACTGCCCCATGTGCGATGTGCAGGTCCATAAAACCCGACCGCTGCTGAGCATCAG GTCTGACAAAACCCTCCAAGACATCGTTTACAAATTGGTCCCCGGGCTTTTTAAAG aTGAGATGAAACGACGGCGGGATTTCTATGCAGCGTACCCCCTGACAGAAG TCCCCAATGGCTCAAATGAGGACCGTGGTGAGGTTCTGGAGCAGGAGAAGGGGGCTCTGAGCGACGATGAGATTGTCAGCCTCTCCATTGAGTTCTACGAAGGTGTCAG ggACCGGGAGGAGAAGAAGGGTCCCCTGGAGAATGGGGATGGGGACAAGGAGAAG ACAGGGGTGCGCTTCCTGCGATGCCCAGCAGCCATGACTGTGATGCATCTTGCCAAGTTTCTCCGCAACAAGATGGATGTGCCCAGCAAGTACAAG GTGGAGGTTCTGTATGAGGACGAGCCACTGAAGGAATACTACACCCTCATGGATATCGCCTACATCTACCCCTGGCGGCGG AACGGCCCTCTCCCCCTCAAGTATCGTGTCCAGCCGGCCTGCAAGCGGCTCACCTTGCCCACAGCACCCACTCCCTCCGAGGGCACCAACACCAGCGGGGCGTCTGAGTGTGAGTCAGTCAGCGACAaggctcccagccctgccaccctgccggccacctcctcctccctgcccagcccagccaccCCCTCCCATGGCTCTCCCAGCTCCCACGGGCCCCCAGCCACCCACCCTacctcccccactcccccttcGACAGCCAGTGGGGCCACCACAGCTGCCAACGGGGGCACCTCGAACTGCCTGCAGACACCATCCTCCACCAGCAGGGGGCGCAAGATGACTGTCAACGGAGCTCCTGTGCCCCCCTTAACTTGA
- the PCGF2 gene encoding polycomb group RING finger protein 2 isoform X4, protein MHRTTRIKITELNPHLMCALCGGYFIDATTIVECLHSFCKTCIVRYLETNKYCPMCDVQVHKTRPLLSIRSDKTLQDIVYKLVPGLFKDEMKRRRDFYAAYPLTEVPNGSNEDRGEVLEQEKGALSDDEIVSLSIEFYEGVRDREEKKGPLENGDGDKEKQTGVRFLRCPAAMTVMHLAKFLRNKMDVPSKYKVEVLYEDEPLKEYYTLMDIAYIYPWRRNGPLPLKYRVQPACKRLTLPTAPTPSEGTNTSGASELGPPQLPTGAPRTACRHHPPPAGGAR, encoded by the exons ATGCATCGGACCACACGGAtcaaaatcacagagctgaaCCCTCACCTCATGTGTGCCCTCTGCGGGGGGTACTTCATCGATGCCACCACCATCGTGGAGTGCTTGCATTCCT TCTGCAAAACCTGCATCGTGCGCTACCTGGAGACCAACAAGTACTGCCCCATGTGCGATGTGCAGGTCCATAAAACCCGACCGCTGCTGAGCATCAG GTCTGACAAAACCCTCCAAGACATCGTTTACAAATTGGTCCCCGGGCTTTTTAAAG aTGAGATGAAACGACGGCGGGATTTCTATGCAGCGTACCCCCTGACAGAAG TCCCCAATGGCTCAAATGAGGACCGTGGTGAGGTTCTGGAGCAGGAGAAGGGGGCTCTGAGCGACGATGAGATTGTCAGCCTCTCCATTGAGTTCTACGAAGGTGTCAG ggACCGGGAGGAGAAGAAGGGTCCCCTGGAGAATGGGGATGGGGACAAGGAGAAG CAGACAGGGGTGCGCTTCCTGCGATGCCCAGCAGCCATGACTGTGATGCATCTTGCCAAGTTTCTCCGCAACAAGATGGATGTGCCCAGCAAGTACAAG GTGGAGGTTCTGTATGAGGACGAGCCACTGAAGGAATACTACACCCTCATGGATATCGCCTACATCTACCCCTGGCGGCGG AACGGCCCTCTCCCCCTCAAGTATCGTGTCCAGCCGGCCTGCAAGCGGCTCACCTTGCCCACAGCACCCACTCCCTCCGAGGGCACCAACACCAGCGGGGCGTCTGAGT TGGGGCCACCACAGCTGCCAACGGGGGCACCTCGAACTGCCTGCAGACACCATCCTCCACCAGCAGGGGGCGCAAGATGA